A single Magnetovibrio sp. PR-2 DNA region contains:
- a CDS encoding single-stranded DNA-binding protein has protein sequence MAGSVNKVILVGNLGRDPEVRHTQDNKKIVNMSIATSDTWKDRNTGERRERTEWHRVVIFSEGLANIAEQYLRKGSKVYIEGALQTRKWQDQSGQDKYTTEVVLQGFNSTLTMLDGRDGGSGGGGFGGGSGGGGGFEGGSSGGGDSFGGGSGGGSGPAPGGDLDDEIPF, from the coding sequence ATGGCAGGCAGTGTGAACAAGGTGATTTTGGTCGGCAATCTGGGACGCGATCCCGAAGTGCGCCATACCCAGGACAACAAAAAAATCGTCAACATGTCCATCGCGACGTCGGACACCTGGAAGGACCGCAACACGGGCGAGCGCCGCGAGCGCACCGAATGGCACCGCGTGGTGATTTTCTCCGAAGGCCTCGCCAACATTGCTGAGCAATACCTGCGCAAAGGCTCCAAGGTTTACATCGAAGGCGCTTTGCAAACCCGCAAGTGGCAAGACCAAAGCGGCCAGGATAAGTACACCACCGAAGTGGTGCTGCAAGGCTTCAACTCCACGCTGACCATGCTGGACGGCCGGGACGGCGGTTCTGGCGGCGGCGGCTTTGGCGGTGGTTCCGGTGGCGGCGGCGGCTTCGAGGGCGGCTCCAGCGGCGGCGGCGACAGCTTTGGCGGCGGATCGGGCGGTGGCTCTGGTCCGGCCCCGGGCGGCGACCTAGACGACGAAATTCCGTTCTAG
- a CDS encoding response regulator: MSSVDVTTLNILIVEDNVHFRTLITSILKALGVTRLEEAQDGLEALEYLSGEPATPIDLVILDWKMDGMDGVECVRQIRQLDCQYANVPIVMVTGYTETSLQIEARDAGVNGFLGKPISPQSLLNRIVCVLEDTDGPC, from the coding sequence ATGTCTTCGGTAGACGTTACGACGCTCAACATTTTGATTGTTGAGGACAACGTGCATTTTCGCACGTTGATCACGTCTATTTTGAAAGCCCTCGGCGTGACCCGGCTGGAAGAGGCACAAGACGGCCTAGAAGCCTTGGAATATCTAAGCGGCGAGCCTGCAACACCCATCGATTTGGTGATTTTGGACTGGAAGATGGACGGCATGGACGGCGTTGAGTGTGTGCGTCAAATCCGCCAGCTCGATTGCCAATATGCGAACGTTCCCATCGTCATGGTGACGGGCTACACCGAAACCAGTCTGCAAATCGAAGCCCGTGATGCGGGCGTGAACGGCTTTTTGGGCAAACCCATATCGCCCCAGTCGCTTTTGAACCGCATCGTCTGCGTCCTGGAAGATACGGACGGCCCCTGTTAG
- a CDS encoding DUF1489 family protein, producing the protein MTIHMIKLAVGVEDVDHLAELQQNRIAQSKAQGLSPNPRHYTRMTPRRQSKLLDGGSIYWVIKGVVRVRQELVGFEGYTDEEGVSRCAIVLDPQLVPTQGRAHRAFQGWRYLEPAKAPSDAQGADNAELPQDLARDLEALGLL; encoded by the coding sequence GTGACCATCCACATGATCAAACTGGCCGTTGGTGTCGAAGACGTCGACCACTTGGCCGAACTGCAGCAAAACCGAATCGCCCAGTCGAAGGCTCAGGGTTTGTCGCCCAATCCGCGCCACTACACCCGTATGACGCCGCGCCGCCAATCCAAGCTTTTGGACGGGGGCTCGATCTATTGGGTGATCAAAGGGGTTGTGCGTGTGCGCCAGGAATTGGTTGGGTTTGAAGGCTATACCGACGAAGAAGGCGTGAGCCGTTGCGCCATTGTGTTGGACCCGCAGCTGGTCCCCACCCAAGGCCGGGCCCACCGGGCGTTTCAGGGGTGGCGTTACTTAGAACCCGCCAAGGCCCCGTCCGACGCCCAAGGGGCCGACAATGCAGAGTTGCCCCAAGATCTGGCCCGCGACTTAGAAGCGCTGGGCTTGCTTTAA
- a CDS encoding SDR family oxidoreductase → MPNVLITGANRGLGLEFVRQYAEDGWSVLATCRQPELAAELNAIDGVTVYKLDVNDFDAVEQLAADLSGTAIDVLISNAGVYGPKGYSLDALDYDAWEAVLRTNVLAPMRVVQCFAPHVAQSGLKRIATLSSKMGSMADNSSGGSYIYRSSKAGVNAVMKSAAHDFADQGITSVILHPGWVRTDMGGPNGLIDAPESVRGMRGVIDGATAGHNGRFFNYDGAEIPW, encoded by the coding sequence ATGCCCAACGTTCTCATAACCGGAGCCAACCGCGGTTTGGGCCTGGAGTTCGTCCGCCAATACGCAGAGGACGGCTGGAGCGTCCTCGCCACCTGTCGTCAGCCGGAGCTGGCGGCGGAACTCAACGCCATTGATGGCGTGACGGTTTATAAGCTTGATGTGAACGATTTTGACGCAGTGGAACAGCTCGCGGCCGATTTGTCGGGCACGGCCATTGACGTTTTGATTTCCAACGCAGGCGTTTATGGGCCCAAGGGTTACAGTCTGGACGCGCTGGATTATGACGCTTGGGAAGCGGTTCTGCGCACCAATGTTTTGGCCCCGATGCGCGTGGTGCAGTGCTTTGCGCCCCATGTGGCACAAAGCGGGCTCAAACGGATTGCGACGCTCAGTTCCAAAATGGGCTCCATGGCGGACAACTCGTCCGGCGGCAGCTACATCTATCGCTCGTCAAAGGCCGGGGTGAACGCGGTGATGAAATCCGCGGCTCACGATTTTGCGGATCAAGGCATCACCAGTGTCATCCTACACCCAGGCTGGGTGCGCACCGATATGGGCGGGCCCAACGGCTTGATCGATGCCCCCGAAAGCGTGCGCGGCATGCGTGGTGTGATTGACGGTGCGACAGCTGGGCACAACGGGCGCTTTTTCAATTATGATGGTGCCGAGATTCCTTGGTGA
- the mgtE gene encoding magnesium transporter, which produces MSDLIPNDKNEKEPVDIPLVDASGQPLTLPKDIEPSETYDGLHEDAVGGIIEALEAGDEMSLRTRVATLHFADAADLIERLHPEQRRQLLDATHDVLDPDVFTELDETVRDEVVDIVGLDAVAEMVSELDTDDAVEIIDELEDHEQEHVLDAISPADRTLIEEGLSFEDETAGRLMQREVMTVPQFWSVGETIDFLREIADQEEWETPNVFYDIIIVDPRHRPVGSVPLSTLLQSKRPVKVGEIMHEKMKLIPVDMDQEEVAFLFRQRDLVSAPVVGDEGRLVGIITIDDVVDIIDEEAEEDILALGGVREDDLYSATLDTTKQRFSWLFVNLLTAIMASVVIGFFQGTIEQVVALAVLMPIVASMGGNAGTQTLTVAVRALATKELTPTNAMRQIGKEILVGVINGVVFAVLMGAVAWGWFSSPEIGLVIGLAMIVNMIVAGLFGAIIPIALDRHGIDPAVASSVFLTTVTDVVGFLVFLGLGAMFLL; this is translated from the coding sequence ATGAGCGATCTGATACCAAACGATAAAAACGAAAAAGAGCCCGTGGATATCCCGCTTGTGGATGCCAGCGGCCAGCCCTTAACTCTGCCCAAAGACATTGAGCCCAGCGAGACCTACGACGGTCTGCACGAAGACGCCGTGGGGGGCATCATCGAAGCGTTGGAAGCTGGCGATGAGATGAGTTTGCGCACACGCGTCGCCACGCTGCACTTTGCCGACGCCGCCGACTTGATCGAACGCTTGCACCCCGAACAGCGCCGCCAGCTGTTGGATGCCACGCACGATGTTCTCGACCCCGATGTGTTTACCGAGCTGGACGAAACCGTTCGCGACGAAGTGGTGGACATCGTCGGCTTGGACGCTGTGGCCGAAATGGTTTCGGAACTCGATACCGATGACGCGGTCGAGATTATCGATGAGCTGGAAGATCACGAGCAAGAACATGTGCTCGACGCCATCTCGCCCGCAGATCGCACCTTGATCGAAGAAGGCCTGTCGTTCGAAGACGAAACCGCTGGGCGTTTGATGCAGCGCGAAGTCATGACCGTGCCGCAATTTTGGTCGGTGGGTGAAACCATCGATTTCCTGCGCGAGATTGCGGATCAGGAAGAATGGGAAACGCCCAACGTCTTTTACGACATCATCATCGTCGATCCGCGTCACAGACCCGTCGGCAGCGTTCCGCTTTCGACCCTTTTGCAAAGCAAGCGCCCGGTCAAAGTGGGCGAGATTATGCACGAAAAGATGAAGCTGATTCCGGTCGACATGGACCAAGAAGAAGTCGCCTTCCTGTTCCGTCAACGCGACTTGGTGTCCGCACCTGTGGTGGGGGACGAAGGCCGCTTGGTCGGCATCATCACCATTGACGACGTGGTCGACATCATCGACGAAGAAGCCGAAGAAGATATCTTGGCCTTGGGTGGTGTGCGTGAAGACGATTTGTATTCCGCTACACTGGACACCACCAAACAGCGCTTTTCATGGCTGTTCGTGAACTTGCTCACCGCCATCATGGCGTCTGTCGTGATCGGCTTTTTCCAAGGCACCATCGAACAGGTGGTGGCGCTGGCGGTTCTGATGCCCATCGTGGCCAGCATGGGCGGCAATGCGGGCACGCAGACTTTGACCGTTGCCGTGCGTGCACTGGCGACCAAAGAACTGACCCCCACCAACGCCATGCGCCAAATCGGCAAAGAGATATTGGTCGGTGTCATCAACGGGGTGGTTTTTGCCGTGTTGATGGGCGCTGTGGCCTGGGGCTGGTTCTCCTCGCCCGAAATCGGTCTTGTCATCGGGCTCGCTATGATCGTGAACATGATTGTCGCAGGCCTGTTTGGGGCGATCATTCCCATCGCGCTGGATCGCCACGGGATCGATCCGGCGGTGGCGTCTAGTGTCTTTTTGACCACCGTGACAGACGTCGTCGGCTTCTTGGTCTTTTTGGGCCTTGGTGCGATGTTCTTGCTGTAA
- the lipB gene encoding lipoyl(octanoyl) transferase LipB, producing the protein MSQNNDLPSVLWRVTDDLQDYETAHDFMESRVQGIRDGSEGEIVWLLQHPPLYTAGTSADAGDLLDSERFPVFETGRGGQYTYHGPGQRVGYFMLDLKNHGSDVRAYVNKLEEVMIRTIAAFGVTGERREGRVGIWVERSNGREDKIGAIGVRVRKWVSFHGLALNVEPDLSHFGGIVPCGISEHGVTSLRDLGVKATMDEVDDVLRLTFETVFGRQTVVE; encoded by the coding sequence ATGTCTCAAAACAACGACTTACCCTCGGTGCTCTGGCGCGTAACGGACGACTTACAAGACTATGAGACCGCCCACGACTTCATGGAAAGCCGTGTACAAGGCATTCGTGACGGGTCTGAGGGTGAAATCGTGTGGCTTTTGCAGCACCCGCCGCTCTATACAGCCGGCACCAGCGCGGACGCGGGCGATCTTTTGGACAGCGAGCGTTTCCCCGTGTTCGAAACCGGGCGCGGCGGTCAATACACCTATCACGGCCCGGGCCAACGCGTGGGTTACTTCATGCTGGATTTGAAAAACCACGGTTCCGACGTGCGTGCCTATGTCAACAAGCTGGAAGAAGTCATGATCCGCACCATCGCCGCATTTGGCGTTACGGGTGAACGGCGCGAAGGCCGTGTCGGCATCTGGGTCGAGCGCAGCAATGGGCGCGAAGACAAAATCGGCGCCATCGGCGTGCGGGTGCGCAAGTGGGTGAGCTTTCACGGGCTTGCGCTCAATGTCGAGCCGGATTTAAGCCACTTCGGCGGCATCGTGCCCTGCGGCATTTCAGAACACGGCGTGACGTCGCTTAGGGACCTCGGCGTCAAAGCCACCATGGACGAGGTTGACGACGTGCTGCGCCTGACCTTTGAAACCGTGTTCGGACGGCAAACTGTGGTCGAGTAA
- a CDS encoding molybdopterin-dependent oxidoreductase, which produces MEEGTLIGFLRRFALAICIATLASGVWGHAHADTPVMPLALPTGQVVLSIQGKIQNPNQPPAANFDMEMLKRLTSTTLSTHTPWTNGLVHFKGVTVRELLRVVAVHGTHGEFSALNDYTVKIPLSDFDTYDAIVAYEMNDAPMSRREKGPLWLIYPMDAHDMLRTPRYRDRMVWQLRTITVQ; this is translated from the coding sequence ATGGAAGAGGGCACTTTGATCGGGTTTTTGCGCCGTTTCGCGTTGGCTATTTGTATCGCGACCCTCGCCAGTGGCGTCTGGGGCCATGCGCACGCCGACACGCCTGTCATGCCCTTGGCCCTGCCGACAGGCCAAGTTGTCTTAAGCATTCAGGGCAAAATTCAAAATCCGAACCAACCGCCCGCCGCCAACTTCGATATGGAGATGCTCAAACGGCTCACATCGACAACCCTTTCCACCCACACACCGTGGACCAACGGCTTGGTGCACTTCAAAGGCGTCACCGTTCGCGAACTGCTTCGCGTGGTCGCGGTGCATGGAACCCACGGAGAATTTTCCGCACTCAACGACTATACGGTCAAAATACCGTTGTCGGACTTTGACACGTATGACGCCATTGTCGCCTATGAAATGAACGACGCGCCCATGAGCCGACGCGAAAAAGGGCCCTTGTGGTTGATCTACCCCATGGACGCCCATGACATGTTACGCACGCCGCGCTATCGCGATCGTATGGTCTGGCAACTACGCACGATAACGGTTCAATAA
- a CDS encoding sensor histidine kinase — MSRKLMINMVLALMVFGAITVFSFVGFNSLDRQHDQEVNRAQADIWVLGQLTLELERTLHTLHMYAQNQDVSHDEVVLRYDILWSRIPPILQSADTLHLREFENLEALMLSLEHLLEQIDPIIENLKPNDHAQIMEIHDTLVPFSSKLNRVASLVVSNTNAPDDAYFTMVENRTATLRISMIVIVIGAFLIVTLLVMEGQQVTRLLNHARKSEQLAEDANQAKSSFLANMSHELRTPLTGIIGFSGMMEQETMGPLPPKYKEYASDIERSGKHLLELINDILDLSKAEANKIELDADIYPIADILKQSERLIAGMLETYTVHVVCDFDDSLPELRIDRRRIVQCVVNLLSNAIKFSPDGSTVRLSAAGTASGGVTITVEDNGNGMSAEDISIAMQPFGQVRHGPEVQHEPGTGLGLPLVKLMMELHDGDFELSSQIDKGTTAKLIFPASHVIKRYNQSGGDDNGRSFIFTGS, encoded by the coding sequence ATGAGCCGGAAGCTGATGATAAACATGGTTTTGGCGCTGATGGTTTTCGGCGCCATCACCGTGTTTTCGTTTGTTGGCTTCAACAGCCTGGATCGTCAACACGACCAAGAAGTCAACCGCGCGCAAGCTGACATCTGGGTCTTGGGCCAACTCACCTTGGAACTGGAACGTACGCTGCACACCTTGCACATGTATGCCCAGAACCAAGACGTTAGCCATGACGAGGTCGTACTGCGTTACGATATTTTGTGGAGCCGCATCCCCCCAATTTTGCAATCAGCGGATACGCTACATCTGCGGGAGTTTGAAAACCTCGAAGCGCTGATGCTGTCCTTGGAACACCTTCTTGAACAAATCGATCCCATCATCGAGAACTTAAAGCCCAACGACCATGCCCAGATCATGGAAATCCACGACACGCTGGTGCCGTTTTCGTCCAAGCTGAACCGGGTCGCGTCCTTAGTGGTGTCGAACACCAACGCCCCCGACGATGCCTATTTTACCATGGTCGAAAACCGGACGGCGACCTTGCGCATTTCCATGATTGTCATTGTCATCGGCGCTTTTTTAATCGTCACTCTTTTGGTCATGGAAGGTCAACAAGTGACCCGCCTGTTGAACCACGCGCGAAAATCCGAACAGTTGGCCGAAGACGCCAACCAAGCAAAATCATCGTTCCTCGCCAATATGAGCCACGAGTTGCGCACCCCGCTCACGGGCATCATCGGCTTTTCAGGCATGATGGAACAAGAAACCATGGGGCCGCTTCCGCCGAAGTACAAAGAGTACGCAAGCGATATCGAACGAAGCGGTAAACACTTGTTGGAGTTGATCAACGACATCTTGGATCTGTCCAAGGCCGAAGCCAATAAGATCGAGCTGGACGCCGACATCTACCCCATCGCCGATATCCTCAAGCAGTCCGAACGCCTTATCGCGGGCATGTTGGAAACCTACACGGTGCATGTGGTCTGTGACTTTGACGACAGCCTACCTGAGCTCCGCATTGATCGAAGACGGATTGTCCAATGCGTGGTGAACCTTCTGTCCAACGCCATCAAGTTTTCACCGGACGGCAGCACGGTGCGCCTCAGCGCTGCTGGGACGGCCAGTGGGGGGGTAACCATTACCGTTGAAGACAACGGTAATGGCATGAGCGCCGAAGACATATCCATCGCCATGCAGCCCTTCGGTCAAGTCCGCCACGGCCCCGAGGTCCAACACGAACCGGGAACCGGCTTGGGACTGCCTTTGGTGAAGTTGATGATGGAGCTTCACGACGGCGATTTTGAACTGTCATCCCAAATCGACAAAGGCACCACAGCAAAACTGATCTTCCCGGCTAGCCACGTGATCAAACGCTATAACCAATCGGGGGGAGATGACAACGGACGGTCGTTCATCTTCACCGGAAGCTGA